A genomic segment from Glycine soja cultivar W05 chromosome 18, ASM419377v2, whole genome shotgun sequence encodes:
- the LOC114395883 gene encoding copper transporter 6-like, with amino-acid sequence MFSTATADGVPTPYNSTVATMLGRRRIPIHTTFYWGHKVDILFRCWPGDSAAMYAVALLLVFFMAVLVEWLSFTNIVKLKPGGSNDVVGGLLKTGLYGVRSGLSYMVMLAVMSFNGGVFVVAICGHVIGFLIFGTRAIRKKSDGLDSSKP; translated from the coding sequence ATGTTTTCAACGGCTACTGCAGACGGTGTTCCGACGCCGTACAATTCTACGGTGGCGACGATGCTGGGGCGGCGGCGGATTCCGATACACACGACGTTCTACTGGGGGCACAAGGTGGACATACTGTTCCGGTGCTGGCCCGGGGACAGCGCCGCCATGTACGCGGTGGCGCTGCTCCTCGTGTTCTTCATGGCGGTGCTGGTGGAGTGGCTCTCGTTCACCAACATAGTGAAGCTCAAGCCCGGGGGCTCAAACGACGTCGTTGGGGGGCTCCTCAAGACGGGGCTATACGGCGTGCGTTCCGGGCTCTCTTATATGGTGATGCTGGCCGTCATGTCGTTTAATGGGGGTGTGTTTGTCGTTGCAATTTGCGGCCACGTCATCGGGTTCTTGATTTTCGGGACGCGGGCTATAAGGAAGAAATCGGATGGGTTGGACTCATCGAAACCGTAG
- the LOC114394907 gene encoding 18.1 kDa class I heat shock protein-like has translation MSLLSSGGFFGRRRNDPPPHQPTWDHYQAQDHHHPLGVSQPHHPPPFMSFPSDSSPVLNTALIEWKETPEAHVYNAHLPGYKRNDVRVEVDDDRVLCIVCGKSVEKEEQRGGWHRVELSSGQFVQRLTLPENSMVDHVKAYMDNGVLTITVPKHHRGVNNRVRNINISSRP, from the coding sequence atgtccctCCTTTCCTCCGGTGGCTTCTTCGGCCGCAGAAGAAACGACCCGCCACCCCACCAACCCACGTGGGACCACTACCAGGCCCAGGACCATCACCACCCTCTGGGAGTTTCCCAGCCCCACCACCCACCCCCCTTCATGTCCTTCCCCAGTGACTCCTCGCCGGTGCTCAACACCGCCCTCATAGAGTGGAAGGAGACCCCGGAGGCGCACGTTTACAATGCGCACCTCCCGGGCTACAAGCGCAACGACGTGCGCGTGGAGGTCGACGACGACCGGGTGCTCTGCATCGTGTGCGGGAAGAGCGTCGAGAAGGAGGAGCAGAGGGGAGGCTGGCACCGCGTCGAGCTCTCCAGTGGACAGTTCGTTCAGCGCCTCACTTTGCCTGAGAATTCCATGGTGGATCATGTTAAGGCCTATATGGATAACGGGGTGCTCACTATCACGGTTCCTAAACACCACAGAGGGGTCAATAACCGTGTTAGAAACATTAACATCTCTTCTCGTCCGTGa